A region from the Desulfobacterales bacterium genome encodes:
- a CDS encoding slipin family protein — protein sequence MNYLIYYILLVVLGIVIFKYYIKQIIVFEYEKGLKYVKGKFKGILEPGQYWYFNFMTSIIKVDIRPSYVSICGQEVLSLDGVTLKVTLVIQYQVVEPDIAINKIQKYQDAVYTELQLALREIIGNTLVDDLLEKRNEISKKLMEMREEKILSFGIKLLSVNVKDIMFPGSLKDIFAQVVKAKKEGLAALEKARGETAALRNLANAAKMIESNPNLINLRLIQSLGTSGNTLVLGMPSQPIEFPIKIKDKKLDEITETNLE from the coding sequence ATGAACTATCTTATATATTATATCCTGTTAGTTGTTTTAGGCATTGTCATTTTTAAATATTACATTAAACAAATTATTGTATTTGAATACGAGAAAGGTTTGAAATATGTAAAAGGCAAATTTAAAGGGATACTTGAACCTGGACAATATTGGTATTTTAATTTTATGACAAGTATCATAAAAGTAGATATTCGTCCGTCCTATGTTTCGATTTGTGGGCAAGAAGTATTGAGCTTAGATGGTGTAACTCTAAAGGTGACTCTTGTAATTCAATATCAAGTTGTTGAGCCTGATATCGCTATAAATAAAATACAGAAATATCAGGATGCCGTATATACGGAATTACAATTGGCTTTAAGAGAGATAATCGGAAATACTCTTGTTGACGATTTATTGGAAAAAAGAAATGAGATTTCAAAAAAACTTATGGAAATGAGAGAGGAAAAAATATTATCATTCGGTATCAAACTCCTTTCCGTTAATGTCAAAGACATAATGTTTCCGGGCTCATTAAAAGATATATTTGCTCAAGTAGTTAAAGCCAAAAAAGAAGGTTTAGCGGCATTAGAGAAAGCAAGAGGAGAAACTGCGGCGTTAAGAAATTTAGCGAATGCAGCTAAAATGATTGAATCCAATCCAAATTTGATTAACCTTAGACTTATTCAATCATTAGGAACATCTGGAAATACTTTAGTTTTAGGAATGCCGTCTCAACCGATTGAGTTTCCGATTAAAATAAAAGATAAAAAATTGGATGAAATAACTGAAACTAATTTAGAATAG